A single window of Pyrus communis chromosome 10, drPyrComm1.1, whole genome shotgun sequence DNA harbors:
- the LOC137747923 gene encoding uncharacterized mitochondrial protein AtMg00810-like produces MQSGYSVAHADSSLFVKANGGKLAIVLVYVDDLIITGDDEVEICRTKENLSVRFKMKELRQLKHFLGLEVDRTQEGILLCQQKYAKDLLQKFGMLECKPILTPMEPNAKMCAHEVGVMS; encoded by the exons ATGCAAAGTGGTTACTCAGTGGCGCATGCAGATTCCAGCTTATTTGTTAAAGCTAATGGAGGAAAGTTAGCTATCGTGCTAGTGTACGTGGATGACCTAATCATCACTGGCGATGATGAGGTTGAAATTTGTCGAACAAAGGAAAATTTGTCAGTTCGGTTCAAGATGAAAGAGCTTAGACAACTCAAGCACTTTCTTGGattagaggttgatcgcacacaagaaggaatattgtTGTGTCAACAAAAGTATGCAAAAGACTTGTTGCAGAAGTTTGGGATGCTTGAATGCAAGCCAATCTTAACACCGATGGAACCTAATGCCAAGATGTGTGCACATGAAG ttggtgtgatgagttga